The Miscanthus floridulus cultivar M001 chromosome 7, ASM1932011v1, whole genome shotgun sequence genome includes a region encoding these proteins:
- the LOC136464408 gene encoding TORTIFOLIA1-like protein 3: MGTTARREPLKQRVNRCLLKLSDRDTEAMAAAELEAIARALEPDELAAFVSAVSDARPTDKTPLRRHALRALALVAASHPRDAVAPLVPRILAAALRRVRDQDSSVRAALVDTARAAAAASASASAALRPLTDALLHEQDQCAQLAAALATAAAVEASAVTADLASYLHKLQPRLLKLLRSNAFKAKPALITLIGASAAMAGDAEVTASIPCLRDAIASDDWAARKAAAEALAALALEHTDLLTTYKSSCVTFFEARRFDKVKIVRESMNRMIEAWKEIPGAEEDECSSAPPPASQSQRRSSLTGSASDGRYPAASLGSNSVPSATRRSRLPVSRSSPPDVSPSVTKTNSPSSIRNKKLSPPSYRKARQANNCDYKVEISVAPDATPIKVVTEEKLLKGGNVRDRLEARRTLFQGSEDRSAKLAGHKAGSRVVPYECGGNLEEISEVEGGSERYAVHKDESLSEIRTQLLQIENQQSSLLDLLQKFMGKSENGMNSLETRVHGLEMALDEISRDLAFSSGRMSNREPDVKTCCILSPKFWRRHTGGRSSSRFSASDPANSSDESRTSYKWERQKFGLQGGFVTNPLAEPNISSVGKTMVTQEGRKKDTTLQKSRMG, from the exons ATGGGCACCACAGCGCGGCGCGAGCCGCTGAAGCAGCGCGTCAACCGCTGCCTCCTCAAGCTTTCCGACCGCGACACAGAGGCCATGGCGGCCGCCGAGCTCGAGGCCATCGCGCGCGCGCTCGAGCCGGACGAGCTCGCGGCCTTCGTCTCGGCCGTCTCCGACGCGCGCCCCACCGACAAGACCCCGCTCCGCCGCCACGCGCTGCGCGCCCTGGCGCTCGTCGCGGCGTCCCACCCGCGCGACGCCGTGGCCCCGCTCGTCCCGCGCATCCTCGCCGCCGCGCTCCGCCGCGTCCGGGACCAGGACTCCTCCGTCCGCGCCGCGCTCGTCGACACCgcgcgcgccgcggcggcggcctccgcctccgcctccgccgcgctCCGGCCCCTCACGGACGCGCTCCTTCACGAGCAGGACCAGTGCGCGCAGCTGGCCGCCGCGCTCGCCACGGCCGCTGCCGTCGAGGCGTCCGCCGTCACCGCCGACCTCGCTTCCTACCTCCACAAGCTCCAACCGCGCCTCCTCAAGTTACTTCGCAGCAATGCCTTCAAGGCCAAGCCCGCGCTCATCACCCTCATCGGCGCCTCCgcggccatggccggcgatgcCGAAGTCACCGCCTCCATCCCGTGCCTCCGCGATGCAATCGCTAGCGATGACTGGGCAGCGAGGAAGGCCGCGGCGGAGGCGCTTGCTGCATTGGCCCTAGAGCACACGGATCTTCTCACGACCTACAAATCCTCTTGCGTTACCTTCTTCGAGGCCAGAAGGTTTGACAAG GTCAAGATTGTGCGAGAGTCGATGAACCGGATGATTGAGGCGTGGAAGGAGATCCCGGGTGCTGAAGAGGACGAGTGCTCCTCCGCTCCGCCACCAGCGTCCCAGTCACAACGAAGATCTTCTCTTACAG GGAGTGCAAGTGATGGGCGATATCCGGCTGCTTCGCTGGGCTCAAACTCAGTTCCATCAGCAACAAGGAGGAGCAGATTACCTGTGAGCAGATCATCTCCGCCTGATGTGTCACCCAGTGTCACCAAAACAAATAGTCCTTCATCCATCAGGAACAAGAAGCTGTCACCGCCTTCATATCGCAAAGCGCGCCAAGCAAATAATTGTGACTACAAGGTTGAGATTTCTGTTGCTCCAGATGCTACCCCAATCAAAGTGGTGACGGAGGAGAAGCTACTGAAAGGAGGCAATGTGAGAGACAGGCTGGAGGCTAGGAGGACACTCTTCCAAGGCAGCGAGGATAGGTCGGCCAAGCTGGCTGGACACAAAGCAGGGTCACGAGTTGTTCCGTACGAGTGCGGTGGTAATTTGGAAGAGATTTCAGAAGTTGAAGGTGGATCAGAAAGGTATGCAGTTCACAAGGATGAGAGCTTGTCAGAAATAAGGACGCAGCTCCTTCAGATTGAAAATCAGCAAAGCAGTTTACTGGATCTTCTCCAG AAATTTATGGGAAAGTCTGAGAATGGTATGAATTCTTTGGAGACAAGAGTACATGGGCTGGAGATGGCTTTGGATGAGATCTCTCGTGATTTGGCCTTCTCTTCAGGAAGGATGTCAAACAGGGAGCCTGATGTAAAGACGTGCTGCATTCTGAGCCCAAAATTCTGGAGAAGGCACACTGGTGGTAGGTCTTCCTCAAGGTTTTCTGCCTCAGACCCAGCAAACAGCTCAGACGAGAGCAGAACTTCTTACAAATGGGAGAGACAGAAGTTTGGGCTTCAGGGTGGGTTTGTCACAAACCCATTAGCCGAGCCAAACATTTCATCTGTAGGGAAAACAATGGTTACTCAAGAAGGCAGGAAGAAGGATACAACTTTACAAAAGTCAAG GATGGGTTAG